The Syngnathus scovelli strain Florida chromosome 18, RoL_Ssco_1.2, whole genome shotgun sequence genome contains a region encoding:
- the LOC125985797 gene encoding zinc finger protein OZF, whose amino-acid sequence MRARTTAKYAEEFCATKEEKDRHHLRPETLWQQPRVVLIRADISEDFGPEQQKPERLHIKEEEEDKEIAHVIQQKDKVHPVIKTDDVESEQFYIKEEEEDLYDIKKEKEEEDIYSVLSLKSIDEDKVHPVIKTDDVESEQFHIKEEKNDLYDIKKEKEEEDIYSVLSLKSIDEGRREMDKGAEPPRSSLSQQMTTENKGDHCGGLQAGLLSPASDCDDMSHAPSAEGDCDIVYQSESKQWKCSRCWKMFAHKTSFKRHILIHTGEKPFCCSVCGQTFFQKGNLNQHTRIHTGEKPFSCSVCGQRFSHKGHLKAHARTHTGEKPFSCSVCGQTFSQKVGLKKHTRTHTGEKPFACPFCGQRFSDKANLEKHRRTHTGEKPFSCSVCGQRFSHRGNLKIHTRSHTGEKPFSCSVCGQRFSQKGSLKVHTRTHTGEKPFTCSVCGHRFSQKGGLKIHTRTHTGQKPISC is encoded by the exons ATGCGTGCCAGGACCACAGCAAAGTACGCGGAGGAATTTTGTGCAACAAAAGAGGAAAAGGACCGTCATCATCTACGACCTGAAACTCTTTGGCAGCAGCCTCGTGTTGTGTTAATCAGAGCAG ATATCAGTGAAGATTTTGGTCCTGAGCAGCAGAAGCCAGAGCGCCTTCAcattaaagaggaagaggaggacaaaGAGATTGCCCACGTTATTCAGCAAAAAGACAAAGTGCATCCTGTCATTAAAACAGATGACGTGGAGTCCGAGCAATTTTAcataaaagaggaggaagaagacctCTACGACATTaaaaaggagaaggaagaagaggatATCTACAGCGTGCTCTCTTTGAAGAGTATAGATGAGGACAAAGTACATCCTGTCATTAAAACAGATGACGTGGAATCAGAGCAATTTCACATAAAAGAGGAGAAAAATGACCTCTACGACATTaaaaaggagaaggaagaagaggatATCTACAGCGTGCTCTCTTTGAAGAGTATAGATGAGGGTCGTCGTGAGATGGACAAAGGGGCGGAGCCTCCAAGAAGCAGCTTAAGTCAACAAATGACAACAGAAAATAAAGGAGACCACTGTGGAGGATTGCAAGCAGGCCTCTTATCTCCAGCATCAGATTGTGATGACATGTCACATGCTCCTAGCGCTGAAGGTGACTGTGATATTGTATACCAGTCCGAAAGCAAACAATGGAAATGTTCTCGGTGTTGGAAAATGTTCGCTCATAAAACGAGTTTCAAACGACACATACTAATACACACAGGCGAGAAACCATTttgctgctcagtttgtggccaaacattTTTTCAGAAAGGAAACTTAAAccagcacacaagaatccacactggtgagaaaccattTTCCTGCtcggtttgtggccaaagattctctcataaGGGACACTTAAAagcacatgcaagaacacacactggtgagaaacctttttcttgCTCAGTTTGCGGCCAAACTTTCTCACAGAAGGTAggcttaaaaaaacacacaagaacacacactggtgagaaaccatttgcctgcccattttgtggccaaagattctcggaTAAGGCAAACCTAGAAAAACAcagaagaacccacactggtgagaaacctttttcttgctctgtttgtggccaaagattctctcacagGGGAAacttaaaaatacacacaagaagccatactggtgagaaacccttttcctgctcagtttgtggccaaagattctctcagaagggaagCTTAAAagtacacacaagaacccacaccggtgagaaaccttttacctgctcagtttgtggccacagattctctcagaagggaggcttaaaaatacacacaagaacccacactggccaAAAACCTATTTCctgctaa